A window of Exiguobacterium sp. FSL W8-0210 genomic DNA:
CCTTTTTGTTGTTCCAATCGTTCCACGTCATCACTTCGACTTGGTTCGATTCATTCAAATATTGTCGTAATAACGGGAGGTGCGCAGCACCATACAAACAGACGATTCGTTCGTTCGCCTGAGCGAGGTGCTGTAAACGATTTGCAATCTCTTGATTGCGGACTCGCCAGTAGCGTTCAACCCAAATCCGACCGCTCTCCAGTCGTTCGATTTGATCATAGATTCTAGCCGACGCTGCAATCGTTTCTTCAGCGTGCAATCGATCGAGCCATTCGGAGAATGATGACTGCTCCATCGCGTGCTCTAACTGTTCTGTCCGCTTCATCTCAGCCGCGACGATTGTCTCAAAGGCTTCCGGATGATGTGAACGGACGATTCCTAAATCCGGTACGCCGGGTACGATTTCGTTCCAATCGATCCCATGGAGATCTGCTACTCCCGCCATCCGGGCTAAGCGAAAGCCGATTTGTTGCCGTTCATTTTCGATTAAGTCGCTCTCGGATTGATAGGTTTCATATGTATGCTGCAGGTCACTTATGCGTTCAGGTGACGTCTCAAGGGCAACGCCTGTCGGTCGAAATGCGTTCAATCGATTAACAACTTCTTGGATTTCTCGTTGCCTTTTTTCTGACGCGATATCAAAAATTGCTGGACGAATCAAATCACCATTGGTCGGGCGATCGAGATGGAACATGCCTAACAGTAAAATCTGAGGTTTCATCTATCCCCCTCCTTTTCCTTATTTTACCTTACACTTGGTAAAGGAAGGGACTTTTACCTATCATGAATTTACGTTATTACTCAACAAATACTCATATATGGAGGTTCCGATGAAAAAGATATTCGTCATTGTGTTCATTGGATTTTTATTCGGATGCAGTCAAACCGGTACAGAGGACAAAGCTAGTCATGCCATGATCGTCATTGTGAATAACAAAGAGTATAGTGGAACAGAAGCTGAATTGGATGCATCAAAGCGACAAGGAGAAAAAATTAGTACGATATTAAAGAAAACAAAAGCATATGAAATGCCCCAAGCGAACAGTCAATCGAATCTTTTTTCAGTCGGGTCCACCATTTATTCTGTTAAAGGAAAAGAAGATTTTATCATCGTAAAAGACAAAGAAAATAAAAAATGGCTTTTAAAAAAGGTA
This region includes:
- a CDS encoding DUF5694 domain-containing protein, which codes for MKPQILLLGMFHLDRPTNGDLIRPAIFDIASEKRQREIQEVVNRLNAFRPTGVALETSPERISDLQHTYETYQSESDLIENERQQIGFRLARMAGVADLHGIDWNEIVPGVPDLGIVRSHHPEAFETIVAAEMKRTEQLEHAMEQSSFSEWLDRLHAEETIAASARIYDQIERLESGRIWVERYWRVRNQEIANRLQHLAQANERIVCLYGAAHLPLLRQYLNESNQVEVMTWNDWNNKKECM